The following coding sequences are from one Streptomyces sp. NBC_01485 window:
- a CDS encoding non-ribosomal peptide synthetase translates to MTQRDLEDILPLAPLQEGLLFHALYDEQAPDVYVTQLCLGVEGPLHPGVLKASVHALLRRHANLRAGFVSARSRTVQVIPREVDVPWEDVDLTGLDASGQDVPGQEASGQGASEQEAALAAWLEQDKVRRFELDDPPLLRFTLIRLGEGRHRLVLTSHHVLLDGWSLPILLRELFALYAQGGAETGLPPVTPYRDYLAWVAGQDRTVAEAAWREALAGLGQPTRLSGAEPGRAAPDRTGHLVVELPEEFTGRLSAAARGHGVTTNTVVQLAWAVLLSRLTGQDDVVFGAMVAGRPAEIPGIESMVGLFINTVPVRVALDPAETLGETLTRVQRQQARLLAHQHLGLAEIQNLAGGGQLFDTVVAFENYPLDMSAASGLEAGGSGPSSAAGAAQQLRITSAETRSVTHYPLSLLVMPGRGLRLRLDYQADVHDHAQVRELADRFTTVLTAVVDDPGLRVGRLGLLTAAERERLAAWSNGPASDVSGATFPELFEARAARTPHATALSYQDTTVRDTKVQGTTVQGTTVQAVTVSYGDLNARANRLARLLVERGVGPGRYVAVALPRSPDLIAARLAVLKAGAAYLPIDLRYPADRIQYMLADTGPVLTVTTTHDAAGLPDTGVPVLALDSTDTVRAWDAQDDRDLTDADRGHPFGPDHPAYVIYTSGSTGRPKGIVSTHRGVAPFAQTLKERFAITPDSRVLQFASPSFDSTFLEECMALLNGATLVLAPAEQLVPGPELARLLRSGTATHVLLIPSVLALLPPDALPPQLVLGVGGEPCPPELITRWASGRRMVNAYGPSESTVCVSFTTPLAPHPAPPPIGHPTHASQCHVLDRGLQPVAPGVTGELYIAGEGLARGYLNRQVLTAERFVANPYGAPGARMYRTGDLARWRADGQLEYLGRTDHQIKIRGMRIEPGEIETALLSLPGITQSTVVMREDVPGDQRLVAYVVGADGVPADDAPRADSRPDPGALRDALSAVLPAHLVPTAIVPLDALPLMPNGKLDRAALPVPAYEAAAGGRGPRTEQEEALCRLFADVLGVERVGIDDSFFDLGGHSLTATRLVSRIRAELEIELPLQAVFEAPTVAALSKHLAGTTSDARAGLRPMPRPELIPLSFAQQRLWFLNQFEAGRVAYNMPLAVRLTGDLDRDAMAAALRDVVQRHESLRTRFPEQDGRPYQLVDPADLTASAAVVPPLSVVDTTEERLEQEITAASSIGFDLATELPLRATLFVLGPDTYALLLLVHHIAGDGWSMLPLARDLSEAYAARLAGGPPGWGELPVQYVDYTLWQRELLGSEDDEDSVLSRQVGYWRESLAGLPEELRLPTDRPRPAVATNEGAAVDLAIGGEVHAAMARLARENGATVFMVAQAALATLLTRLGAGTDIPLGTPIAGRTDEALDDLVGFFVNTLVLRTDTSGDPTFRELLNRVRDTDLAAYAHQDVPFERLVEVLNPQRSLARHPLFQTMLAVENAGEAARLDLPGLSTAPQPGGSGTVKFDLWFNLAERRTADGDPDGIHGTVQYATELFDPATVQGLADRFLRVLTALTGHPDRPIGQAAVLAAGELKQLTAWSHGPVRALPEASLPELFEAQAARTPDATALVHADTEPIYAEPIYAEPTRTELTRTELTRTELTRTELTRTELTYAQLHARSNQLARLLVARGVGPETIVAVALPRSPELVVALLAVLKTGGAYLPLDLDHPAERIAYQLADCAPAAVITTQEAAVPWPAGLPVLIPGGAETSAALRALSPLDLTDHDRTGPDLPGHPAYVIYTSGSTGRPKGVVVERGAVAGYLAWCASAYPALTGSTVLHSPVTFDLTVTGLLGTLAAGGRVHLSALEEHLEEQRAEQWADTPPPTFLKATPSHLPLLVALPPGTASPTGQLVLGGEQLPGAALDAWRRLHPDTVVVNEYGPTEATVACAEFRLRPGDPTPAGPVPIGRPFANSALYVLDEWLRPVAPGVPGELYIAGAGLARGYLNRPGLSAERFVADPYGAPGTRMYRTGDLARRRADGELVYLGRTDDQIKLRGHRIEPGEIETALTRLPGIGRAVVVVREDRPGDQRLVAYLVPDANRLDAEGELDAADPAVELSAVLPAYMVPSAFVTVDTLPLTANGKLDRAALPAPEYAATQGGRGPRTPGEATLCELIADLLGVERVGVDDSFFDLGGHSLLAMKLLSAIHSAFGTRLSIADVFRTPTAAGLARSLDGDADGVIGGGIGGGIGADPFEPLLPLRTGGRRPALFCVHPAGGLSWPYAGLLRHLDPEQPVYGLQAPGLTRPDAADGTVADLAGTYAELIKGVQPTGPYHLLGWSLGGVLAHAVAEQLQRDGEEVAVLALMDAYPMPPRTPSAEQPAEFDDHSLLELLVEFLGADRQDGTGGTTPLTVPETLALVRKSTPWALEEEHLEAFLRTYRSNQRMFHRHTPGRFRGDVLHFTAVEGRTADAPLAEDWEPHVTGRIQAHRVDSTHDAMCAPEPLGQVGAVLAAVMGGTGVGGVEGGGLPTA, encoded by the coding sequence GTGACTCAGCGGGACTTGGAGGACATTCTGCCTCTGGCACCCTTGCAGGAAGGGCTGCTGTTTCACGCGCTGTACGACGAGCAGGCCCCGGACGTGTACGTCACCCAGCTCTGCCTGGGGGTGGAGGGGCCGCTCCACCCGGGGGTGCTGAAGGCGTCGGTGCACGCGCTGCTGCGCCGGCACGCCAACCTGCGTGCCGGGTTCGTGTCGGCGCGCTCCCGGACCGTGCAGGTCATCCCCCGTGAGGTGGACGTGCCGTGGGAGGACGTCGACCTGACCGGGCTGGACGCGTCGGGGCAGGACGTGCCTGGGCAGGAGGCGTCGGGGCAGGGCGCGTCTGAGCAAGAGGCCGCGCTTGCCGCGTGGCTGGAGCAGGACAAGGTCCGGCGGTTCGAGCTGGACGATCCGCCGCTGCTGCGGTTCACGCTCATCCGCCTGGGCGAGGGACGCCACCGACTGGTGCTCACCAGTCACCACGTACTGCTGGACGGCTGGTCCCTGCCCATCCTCCTGCGGGAGTTGTTCGCGCTGTACGCGCAGGGCGGCGCGGAGACCGGTCTGCCGCCGGTGACCCCGTACCGCGACTACCTGGCGTGGGTGGCGGGCCAGGACCGTACGGTCGCGGAGGCGGCCTGGCGGGAGGCGCTGGCCGGTCTCGGCCAGCCGACCCGGCTCAGCGGGGCCGAGCCCGGCCGGGCCGCGCCGGACCGGACCGGACACCTGGTCGTGGAGCTGCCCGAGGAGTTCACCGGGCGGCTGTCGGCCGCGGCCCGTGGTCACGGGGTGACCACGAACACCGTGGTGCAGTTGGCGTGGGCCGTGCTGCTGAGCCGGCTGACCGGCCAGGACGACGTGGTGTTCGGCGCGATGGTCGCCGGGCGGCCGGCGGAGATCCCCGGCATCGAGTCGATGGTCGGGCTGTTCATCAACACGGTGCCCGTGCGGGTCGCCCTCGACCCCGCCGAGACGCTGGGCGAGACGCTGACCCGCGTCCAGCGGCAGCAGGCCCGACTGCTCGCCCACCAGCACCTCGGACTGGCGGAGATCCAGAACCTGGCGGGCGGCGGGCAGCTCTTCGACACCGTCGTCGCCTTCGAGAACTACCCCCTCGACATGTCGGCGGCCTCCGGCCTGGAGGCAGGCGGCTCAGGGCCCTCGTCGGCTGCCGGAGCGGCGCAGCAGCTCCGCATCACCTCGGCGGAGACCCGCAGCGTCACCCACTACCCGCTGAGCCTGCTGGTGATGCCCGGTCGCGGACTGAGACTGCGGCTGGACTACCAGGCCGACGTCCACGACCACGCCCAAGTCCGGGAACTGGCCGACCGGTTCACCACGGTGCTGACGGCCGTCGTGGACGACCCCGGCCTGCGCGTGGGCCGCCTCGGCCTCCTCACGGCCGCCGAACGCGAGCGCCTGGCCGCGTGGTCCAACGGCCCCGCGAGCGACGTGTCCGGCGCGACGTTCCCGGAGCTGTTCGAGGCCCGGGCCGCCCGTACCCCGCACGCCACAGCACTGTCGTACCAGGACACGACGGTCCGGGACACGAAGGTTCAGGGCACGACGGTTCAGGGCACGACGGTCCAAGCCGTGACGGTGTCCTACGGCGATCTCAACGCCCGCGCGAACCGGCTCGCCCGGCTGCTCGTGGAGCGGGGCGTCGGACCGGGCCGGTATGTCGCGGTCGCGCTGCCCCGCTCGCCGGACCTGATCGCGGCCCGCCTCGCCGTCCTCAAGGCCGGGGCCGCCTACCTCCCCATCGACCTGCGGTATCCCGCCGACCGGATCCAGTACATGCTGGCCGACACCGGCCCGGTGCTGACCGTCACCACGACGCACGACGCCGCCGGTCTGCCGGACACCGGCGTCCCCGTCCTGGCGCTGGACAGCACAGACACCGTCCGCGCCTGGGACGCCCAGGACGACCGCGACCTCACCGACGCCGACCGCGGTCACCCGTTCGGCCCCGACCACCCGGCCTACGTCATCTACACCTCGGGGTCCACCGGCCGCCCCAAGGGCATCGTCAGCACCCACCGAGGCGTGGCCCCGTTCGCGCAGACCCTCAAAGAGCGCTTCGCCATCACCCCGGACAGCCGCGTCCTGCAGTTCGCGTCGCCGAGTTTCGACTCCACGTTCCTGGAGGAGTGCATGGCGCTCCTCAACGGAGCGACCCTCGTCCTGGCACCGGCCGAGCAGCTCGTCCCCGGCCCCGAACTCGCCCGCCTCCTCAGGAGCGGTACGGCGACCCACGTCCTCCTCATCCCCTCGGTGCTCGCCCTGCTGCCCCCGGACGCCCTGCCGCCGCAGCTCGTCCTCGGCGTCGGCGGCGAACCCTGCCCGCCCGAGCTGATCACCCGCTGGGCCTCCGGTCGGCGCATGGTCAACGCGTACGGTCCCAGCGAGTCCACCGTGTGCGTCAGCTTCACCACGCCGCTCGCACCCCACCCGGCCCCGCCGCCGATCGGGCACCCGACGCACGCCTCGCAGTGCCACGTCCTCGACCGCGGCCTCCAGCCCGTGGCCCCGGGCGTCACCGGCGAGCTGTACATCGCGGGCGAGGGCCTGGCCCGCGGCTACCTCAACCGCCAGGTGCTGACCGCCGAACGGTTCGTCGCCAACCCGTACGGCGCTCCCGGCGCGCGGATGTACCGCACCGGCGACCTGGCCCGCTGGCGGGCGGACGGGCAGCTCGAGTACCTCGGCCGCACCGACCACCAGATCAAGATCCGCGGCATGCGCATCGAACCCGGCGAGATCGAGACCGCGCTGCTCAGCCTCCCGGGCATCACGCAGTCCACGGTCGTCATGCGCGAGGACGTCCCCGGCGACCAGCGCCTCGTGGCCTACGTCGTAGGTGCCGACGGCGTACCGGCCGACGACGCCCCCCGCGCGGATTCCCGCCCGGACCCCGGCGCGCTGCGCGACGCGCTCTCCGCCGTGCTGCCCGCACACCTGGTCCCCACCGCCATCGTGCCGCTCGACGCCCTGCCGCTCATGCCCAACGGCAAACTCGACCGGGCCGCGCTGCCGGTCCCCGCGTACGAGGCGGCGGCCGGCGGCCGGGGCCCGCGCACCGAGCAGGAAGAGGCGCTGTGCCGCCTGTTCGCCGACGTGCTGGGAGTGGAGCGGGTCGGCATCGACGACAGCTTCTTCGACCTGGGCGGACACTCGCTGACGGCGACTCGCCTGGTGAGCCGGATCCGGGCCGAGCTGGAGATCGAACTGCCCTTGCAGGCGGTGTTCGAGGCCCCGACGGTCGCCGCCCTGTCCAAGCACCTCGCGGGGACGACGTCCGACGCCCGCGCCGGGCTGCGTCCGATGCCGCGACCGGAGCTGATCCCGCTCTCCTTCGCCCAGCAACGCCTGTGGTTCCTCAACCAGTTCGAGGCCGGCCGGGTCGCGTACAACATGCCGCTGGCGGTACGCCTCACCGGCGACCTGGACCGGGACGCCATGGCCGCCGCGCTGCGGGACGTGGTGCAGCGGCACGAGAGCCTGCGCACCCGCTTCCCCGAACAGGACGGCCGCCCGTACCAACTCGTCGACCCCGCCGACCTCACCGCCTCCGCCGCCGTCGTACCGCCGCTGTCGGTCGTCGACACCACGGAAGAGCGACTGGAGCAGGAGATCACGGCCGCCTCGTCCATCGGTTTCGACCTCGCGACGGAACTGCCCCTGCGCGCCACCCTGTTCGTCCTGGGCCCGGACACGTACGCGCTCCTTCTCCTCGTCCACCACATAGCCGGCGACGGCTGGTCGATGCTGCCGCTGGCCCGCGACCTGTCGGAGGCGTACGCGGCACGGCTGGCCGGAGGGCCGCCCGGCTGGGGGGAGTTGCCGGTGCAGTACGTGGACTACACGTTGTGGCAGCGGGAGTTGCTGGGTTCCGAGGACGACGAGGACAGCGTGCTGTCCCGCCAGGTCGGCTACTGGCGTGAGTCGCTGGCCGGCCTTCCGGAGGAACTGCGACTGCCAACGGACCGCCCCCGCCCGGCAGTCGCCACCAACGAGGGCGCTGCCGTCGACCTGGCGATCGGCGGTGAGGTGCACGCCGCGATGGCCCGCCTCGCCCGCGAGAACGGGGCGACCGTCTTCATGGTGGCGCAGGCCGCGCTGGCCACGCTGCTGACCCGGCTCGGCGCAGGCACCGACATCCCGCTCGGGACGCCGATCGCGGGCCGTACCGACGAGGCACTGGACGACCTGGTCGGGTTCTTCGTCAACACGCTGGTGCTGCGCACCGACACGTCAGGTGATCCGACCTTCCGCGAACTCCTGAACCGGGTCCGCGACACCGACCTGGCCGCCTACGCCCACCAGGACGTGCCGTTCGAGCGGCTGGTGGAGGTGCTGAACCCGCAGCGTTCCCTCGCCCGGCATCCCCTCTTCCAGACGATGCTGGCCGTCGAGAACGCGGGCGAGGCGGCCCGTCTCGACCTGCCGGGTCTGAGCACCGCACCGCAGCCCGGCGGATCCGGCACCGTCAAGTTCGACCTGTGGTTCAACCTCGCCGAACGGCGCACCGCCGACGGTGATCCCGACGGCATCCACGGGACCGTCCAGTACGCGACCGAACTCTTCGACCCGGCCACCGTCCAGGGCCTCGCCGACCGTTTCCTTCGCGTACTGACCGCGCTGACCGGTCACCCCGACCGGCCCATCGGCCAGGCCGCCGTCCTCGCCGCCGGCGAGCTGAAGCAGCTCACGGCCTGGTCCCACGGGCCGGTCCGCGCACTGCCCGAGGCATCGCTGCCGGAACTGTTCGAGGCCCAGGCCGCCCGCACCCCGGACGCCACCGCCCTGGTCCACGCCGACACCGAACCCATCTACGCCGAACCCATCTACGCCGAACCGACCCGCACCGAACTGACCCGTACCGAACTGACCCGTACCGAACTGACCCGTACCGAACTGACCCGTACCGAACTGACCTACGCCCAACTCCACGCCCGTTCCAACCAGTTGGCACGGCTGCTGGTCGCGCGGGGCGTCGGTCCGGAGACGATCGTGGCGGTGGCCCTGCCGCGTTCACCGGAACTGGTGGTGGCGCTGCTGGCGGTGCTCAAGACGGGCGGTGCCTACCTGCCGCTCGACCTCGACCACCCGGCCGAGCGGATCGCCTACCAACTCGCGGACTGCGCACCGGCGGCCGTGATCACCACCCAGGAGGCGGCCGTCCCCTGGCCGGCCGGCCTCCCGGTGCTCATCCCGGGCGGCGCGGAGACCTCGGCGGCGCTCCGGGCACTCAGCCCGCTGGACCTCACGGACCACGACCGGACCGGCCCCGACCTGCCCGGTCATCCCGCCTACGTCATCTACACGTCCGGCTCCACGGGACGGCCCAAGGGCGTGGTCGTCGAGCGCGGGGCGGTGGCCGGTTATCTGGCCTGGTGCGCGTCTGCCTATCCCGCGCTGACCGGTAGTACGGTGCTGCACTCCCCGGTCACCTTCGACCTGACCGTGACCGGCCTGCTGGGCACGCTCGCGGCGGGCGGACGCGTCCACCTGTCCGCCCTGGAGGAGCACCTGGAGGAGCAGCGGGCGGAGCAGTGGGCGGACACCCCGCCGCCGACCTTCCTGAAAGCCACCCCCAGCCATCTGCCGCTGCTGGTCGCGCTGCCGCCGGGCACCGCGTCTCCCACCGGCCAACTGGTCCTGGGCGGCGAGCAGTTGCCGGGTGCGGCGCTGGACGCGTGGCGGCGGCTGCACCCGGACACGGTGGTGGTCAACGAGTACGGACCGACGGAGGCGACGGTCGCCTGCGCGGAGTTCCGGCTCCGTCCCGGCGATCCGACACCCGCCGGGCCGGTACCGATCGGGCGGCCGTTCGCGAACAGCGCGCTCTACGTCCTGGACGAGTGGCTGCGGCCGGTGGCACCCGGCGTGCCCGGTGAGCTGTACATCGCGGGCGCGGGTCTGGCGCGGGGCTATCTGAACCGGCCCGGCCTGTCCGCCGAACGGTTCGTCGCCGATCCGTACGGCGCTCCCGGCACGCGGATGTACCGCACCGGCGACCTGGCCCGCCGGCGTGCCGACGGCGAACTCGTCTACCTGGGACGGACGGACGACCAGATCAAGCTGCGCGGCCACCGCATCGAACCCGGCGAGATCGAGACCGCCCTCACCCGCCTCCCAGGCATCGGCCGCGCCGTGGTCGTCGTCCGCGAGGACCGCCCCGGCGACCAACGCCTCGTCGCCTACCTCGTACCGGACGCGAACAGGCTTGACGCGGAAGGGGAGTTGGACGCGGCCGATCCTGCCGTGGAGCTCTCCGCCGTGCTGCCCGCCTACATGGTGCCCTCGGCGTTCGTCACCGTCGACACGCTCCCGCTGACCGCGAACGGCAAGCTCGACCGCGCCGCCCTGCCCGCGCCCGAGTACGCGGCGACGCAAGGGGGCCGCGGGCCGCGCACCCCGGGCGAGGCGACGCTGTGCGAGCTGATCGCCGACCTGCTCGGGGTCGAACGGGTCGGCGTCGACGACAGCTTCTTCGACCTCGGCGGCCACTCGCTGCTCGCCATGAAGCTGCTCAGCGCCATCCACAGCGCCTTCGGTACGAGGCTGTCGATCGCGGACGTGTTCCGCACCCCGACCGCGGCGGGCCTGGCCCGCTCGCTCGACGGGGACGCCGACGGGGTCATCGGCGGAGGCATCGGCGGAGGCATCGGCGCGGACCCGTTCGAGCCTCTGCTGCCGCTGCGCACCGGCGGCCGTCGTCCCGCACTCTTCTGTGTGCATCCGGCGGGCGGTCTGAGCTGGCCCTACGCGGGACTGCTGCGGCACCTGGACCCGGAGCAGCCGGTGTACGGGCTCCAGGCGCCGGGTCTCACCCGTCCCGACGCGGCCGACGGCACCGTGGCGGACCTCGCCGGGACCTACGCCGAACTGATCAAGGGCGTCCAGCCGACGGGTCCGTACCATCTGCTCGGCTGGTCCCTCGGCGGAGTGCTCGCGCACGCCGTCGCCGAGCAACTCCAGCGCGACGGCGAGGAGGTGGCCGTCCTCGCGCTGATGGACGCCTACCCGATGCCCCCGCGCACACCGTCCGCCGAGCAGCCGGCGGAGTTCGACGACCACTCCCTCCTGGAACTCCTCGTCGAGTTCCTCGGAGCCGACCGCCAGGACGGCACCGGCGGCACCACCCCGCTCACCGTCCCGGAGACGCTCGCCCTGGTCCGCAAGAGCACCCCGTGGGCGCTGGAGGAGGAGCATCTGGAGGCGTTCCTGCGCACCTACCGCAGCAACCAGCGGATGTTCCACCGGCACACGCCCGGCCGGTTCCGGGGTGACGTCCTGCACTTCACGGCGGTCGAGGGCCGCACCGCCGACGCACCGCTCGCGGAGGACTGGGAGCCCCACGTGACCGGCCGTATCCAGGCGCACCGCGTGGACTCCACCCACGACGCCATGTGCGCCCCGGAGCCGCTCGGCCAGGTGGGCGCCGTACTGGCCGCCGTCATGGGCGGTACGGGCGTCGGTGGCGTCGAGGGCGGGGGGTTGCCGACGGCGTAA
- a CDS encoding aminotransferase-like domain-containing protein translates to MELSDLNAALGDPLLESMTFLNEVAGRHPDAVSFAAGRPTEDFFDVRDLTRHLHRYQEFLSSQPGLSDHDVMRTLFQYGRTKGVIHELVARHLAVDEDIDADPESIVITVGAQEAMYLALRVLCRDERDVALAVSPTYMGFSGAAKLVGMPVLRVASGDLGVDFDDLRARLREARARGLRPRCLYVVPDFSNPTGISLDLATRRRLIEVAEDEDILLIEDNPYGLFTGTGHGERLPTLKALDRTQRVLYLGSFAKTTLPGARVGFMVADQRVTSGGGAAGGGAAGYLADELAKIKSMVTVNTSPLAQAVVAGQLLEHDYSLVRANAGAIGVYRRNLDLVLNGLRSRFAQDGSQDSSQDSDVRRIHWNTPTGGFFVVLTLPFPADEALLERSAREHGVLWTPMRHFYDGAGGGENQLRLSCSLLTPEEIETGLDRLADLLTRRLSELNLARPVGLPA, encoded by the coding sequence ATGGAACTCTCGGACCTGAACGCCGCCCTGGGCGACCCGCTCCTCGAATCGATGACCTTCCTCAACGAGGTCGCGGGCCGCCACCCGGACGCGGTGTCCTTCGCCGCCGGACGCCCCACCGAGGACTTCTTCGACGTCCGCGACCTCACCCGCCACCTGCACCGCTACCAGGAGTTCCTCTCCTCGCAGCCGGGCCTCAGCGACCACGACGTCATGCGGACGCTGTTCCAGTACGGGCGGACCAAGGGGGTCATCCACGAGCTGGTCGCCCGTCATCTGGCGGTGGACGAGGACATCGACGCGGACCCCGAGTCGATCGTGATCACGGTCGGGGCGCAGGAGGCCATGTATCTGGCGCTGCGCGTGCTGTGCCGCGACGAACGGGACGTGGCGCTGGCCGTCTCGCCCACGTACATGGGCTTCAGCGGCGCGGCCAAGCTGGTCGGGATGCCCGTTCTGCGGGTGGCGTCCGGCGACCTCGGGGTCGACTTCGACGATCTGCGGGCCCGGCTGCGCGAGGCACGGGCACGCGGTCTGCGCCCCCGCTGCCTCTACGTGGTGCCGGACTTCTCCAACCCCACCGGCATCTCCCTCGACCTCGCCACCCGCCGGCGCCTGATCGAGGTGGCCGAGGACGAGGACATCCTGCTCATCGAGGACAACCCGTACGGCCTGTTCACCGGGACCGGCCACGGGGAGCGCCTGCCGACGCTGAAGGCCCTGGACCGTACCCAACGCGTGCTCTACCTGGGCTCGTTCGCCAAGACGACCCTCCCCGGCGCCCGGGTCGGGTTCATGGTCGCCGACCAGCGGGTGACCTCGGGCGGCGGGGCGGCGGGCGGCGGGGCGGCCGGGTACCTCGCCGACGAACTGGCGAAGATCAAGAGCATGGTGACGGTGAACACGTCACCGCTCGCCCAGGCCGTGGTGGCCGGCCAGCTCCTGGAGCACGACTACAGCCTGGTCCGGGCGAACGCGGGCGCGATCGGCGTCTACCGGCGCAACCTGGACCTGGTCCTGAACGGGCTACGGTCCCGCTTCGCCCAGGACGGCTCCCAGGACAGCTCCCAGGACAGCGACGTGCGGCGGATCCACTGGAACACCCCGACCGGCGGGTTCTTCGTCGTCCTCACGCTGCCCTTCCCCGCCGACGAGGCGCTGCTCGAACGCTCCGCCCGCGAGCACGGCGTGCTGTGGACGCCGATGCGGCACTTCTACGACGGCGCGGGCGGCGGCGAGAACCAACTCCGCCTCTCCTGCAGCCTGTTGACGCCGGAGGAGATCGAAACCGGCCTGGACCGACTGGCGGACCTGCTGACGCGACGCCTGTCCGAACTGAACCTGGCCCGACCGGTGGGGCTTCCCGCGTAG
- a CDS encoding flavin reductase family protein yields MSRFATGVTVITVGTEQLHAMTANAFTSVSLAPPSVLCSVGHGAVMHRALTSAGRFAVNILGAGQEGLARHFADKGRPLGAAQFDGVEWRPGERTGAPLLAGSLAWVECELTAAHSFGDHTIFIGTVLDAAHADGVHRDGGRGLLFVNGQFGHTG; encoded by the coding sequence ATGTCCCGCTTCGCCACCGGCGTGACGGTGATCACCGTGGGCACGGAGCAGTTGCACGCCATGACGGCGAACGCCTTCACCTCGGTGTCGCTCGCACCGCCCTCGGTGCTGTGCAGTGTGGGGCACGGTGCGGTGATGCACCGGGCGCTCACCTCCGCCGGCCGGTTCGCCGTCAACATCCTCGGCGCCGGTCAGGAGGGCCTCGCCCGGCACTTCGCCGACAAGGGCCGGCCGCTGGGCGCCGCGCAGTTCGACGGCGTGGAGTGGCGGCCCGGCGAGCGCACCGGGGCACCGCTGCTGGCCGGGTCGCTGGCCTGGGTGGAGTGCGAACTCACCGCCGCGCACTCCTTCGGCGACCACACGATCTTCATCGGTACGGTGCTGGACGCCGCCCACGCGGACGGCGTACACCGCGACGGCGGCCGGGGCCTGCTGTTCGTCAACGGCCAGTTCGGACACACCGGTTGA